The Drosophila subobscura isolate 14011-0131.10 chromosome A, UCBerk_Dsub_1.0, whole genome shotgun sequence genome includes the window CTACCGTTTGCTGCTAATTATGCCATCATTAGAGACGCCGACCCCCGCCCCGTCCCGTCCACCCACCTACACACTTTACACTTccgtacacacacatgcaataAATTTAACTGTCTTTGCCGCCCCCACaccatgtgccatgtgcccCAGTACGAGGAGTATCATCGTCTGACTTCAGTTTACTGCAAATTGCTTGGATCTCTGGGTGGATGGGTAGGTGTCTTTATTATGACGCCTCTGTcacacgcaacacacacacacacgcaaaaacacaaacgacAAACACCAAAGGatgtacatgcacacatatttacatacatacatatgcacatgtatgtatgtacatttatgcatGGACGGGGCTTGACATATTCCCCAAACACCTctcagagatagagagagctcCTTCagaggccgccgccgcctcgctATGAAATCACTTGCAGGGCTAATTGCACTgcttattattaataaattgctGCCTGGTCCGTAATTACCGCATTCCACAGTTTGGGGATGCTGCGGGGAATGTAATAGAAATGTCGCAAGgtggaatggaaattgaaatcgaagtgcaaatgcaaatggtaTTGGGTGTTCACAGTTTTGGGGCAAGGCATGTGCTTTGTAGGTGGCAATTGATGTTGCACATTGAAAAGTGCGCGAGAGTGTGCTACTTCCTATAGTATTTGAATGTTTAAACAGGTTTTTAAGgtgcaaattaaataacaatttgcaCAGATGAAAATGGACAGGCAAAAGAACTAGTAAAAAATTAAGAGGGTAAACAGTATCCGAATATCCAATATCAATATTGGTTGAGCGCCATCCTGTCCAGCGATTGCTGGCAAACATTCACCTGTGCATTGTTAATCCTGGCGGATTGGTGGGGACTGACCAATTTCTTGACTTTCAGGCGAGAACTGACCAGAAAACTGCGGttccacgcacacacttaAAGGGCACTTCCGAACACCGCctgaaaacaacaacaaagagagcCAGTGAAAACACATGAGATTTTCTCAATTTCACTTAaacgccaacacacacacttacacacacacacacacacacccaccatACTCGTGCTCGTAATAAAGGAGAAATTTGTATGTAGAATGAGTGGGTGATGTCAGTGTCGCAGTTTTCTAGAAGCCAGAATAAACAACAACCAGCCGGCGGCGTCACAAACTTCGTAACGGCAACGGGAaccacaaaacattttgttggacAGCGAACGGCCGGCAAAGGACATCGAAACGACAGCGTCGCCCCGTTTGCCTGCAACATGACAGGTGGCGTGCCCCGACCACCCGCGACCAGCGACCATGCGACCCGCGCGACCCCCCGCGCCACCCCATTGCTGTACCCGAGCCGAGCCGCAGCCGTAGCTGAAGCTGTAGCCCCACTTCAGTGGGGCTTTGTCACAGGAACTGTTAATAATGTGTAGCCCCAGCAGCGAGCGCAGGAACAAAATCAGCGTCATTGGCGCACCTACAACATGCGATGTTGCGGTCAGCGACAACTTCGTGCCGTATCAGCAGAGTGAGATGGGAAGATatggagagagaaagggagagagagagagagagagaataaaacACACGGCTTCCTCCTGAAAATTCggggaaaaataaaagtgcacCCAAATGGTGTGGAGTCGGTGTGGGAGGACATGGAAAGGCAGGTCATGAGTGACGGCGCCGCTGCGTCAGCGGCATGTAATTTTCACGGTTTTTCGCAAATACGAAAACGAAATACGTTAGACGAAAACTCCCTCATGCTCTCCTGCCCCGCTTTCCGTCCCTTTTCTACCCACATTCTGTTGCTCGACCCCGCACGCTCatgataaaaacaaaaactataacGGGTATAAGGTAAAAGTACAATCGAGTTATGGTCGCTGAGCGAAATACCCTAACTAGGGGGGAGGCGGATGATACCCACTATCACAATGAACGGAACGCAGTTTCGCTTGGCGGAAATATTACTAAGCTGTAATCCATTCCATGATTAATCCATCAGAATGGAATTGATGCACTCCTAGAACTACTCAAACGGAGAGCAGAACACAGCGGACGCCGGTCCGAGAGCTCTCGTCAATCCGTTGTTTGGGCAGAGTTACACATTAAACaaccattaaatattaaagatctacataataaacaattatttaaacatAGCCTACCCacaagtatttatgtatttgtatttacttaaatatttaagttcCATTAAATGTTACGGCCGGCACATTTTATGCCATAAACTACACGATGCTGTCGAAACAGCACAAAAACTTATAGACAGTGGGTGCAGGGGGGAGGCGTGGCTTTTAGGGAGGAGGGTAAAACAAAGCTGCCACCTACCCCAATCGTGAGCCCCCCTTGGCTCTGCGTGTGACAACAGAAACAGGGCAAATATGTTGATGAACGAGCGAgtgagcggagtggagtggcgtggcgtggcgtgggtGGAGCAAACGGTGGGAGCCACGGGTAGCCTCTCTGGCTTTTTAGCGCCTCCAatggaaaaactaaaattatgcAATGCCACGCCTCTTGCGAtatgccactgcctctgcagAATGCAGGCCTCGCAGCTTGATGCCCTGTGTGCATTATAGCATGCAATTTCTGTTCGCCTTCTTCCCTGTGAGTGTCATTTAATGAGCGCTAGGGGTCATCGTGTGGGTGGAGCTCCTCCAAGGGTGTGAGCATTGCGtggggtgggtgtgggtgtgggtgctcTTTGGGTGCAGTCGAATACCGGAACGTACGGGACTCTATACGTCGCTGCCAACAATGCAACAACGCTTTACAATTTTCATAGGCATTCCATGCATTTTGGTCAGTTTGATGTGGGTTTTCGTTTCTCGGTGTCGTTTGCCTCGCTTACACAGCGAGAGAAATAGAGAAATAGAGGGAGggggcacagagagagagagagagcaaaaaataCCAGCTCATTCGCGCATAGCTCGCTATCAACGTCAACAAATACCCTCATCCCATGGACTCAGACTAGggaatgggattgggattgggattgggattgggttcCCGGTTCCCGGTTCCCGGCTCCCTACTGCTTTCATTCAAGTATTTTTCGGTAAATGCAAACACCAACAGAAACCAGGAGGATCCCAGTCCAACTCCCAGAAACCGAGCTCCTCTCCAGCTACAGGAGAAGCAATAGGAAGAgggtgagggagagagagaggcagaggcataggcagaggcagaggtacaTGTATCCCAGAAAACCCTGGTACCCCATTGTCGTCGCTAACAATAATGAGTTCGTAATTTGATGTCGCTGCAGAAAAGCGTGTGCACTTTGGGCCGGTGTATGGCGGGGCTGGTTGACTGGTTGGTTCCCGGTCCCGGTTCCCAGTTCCCGGTTTGTTTGCAACGTCGCGTTTTCGCAAAAAACCCCCTCCCGCAAAGCGCACTGgacacaacaacagaaaaagtgGAAAGAAATAACACAACAGCGGAAcgtatacgtatgtacatatgtccgtATGAATATGTAGCTATGGCACCCATGACCAGGCCCATGTCCATGCCCCAACCTCAAGCTCACATCCATATGTGATTTATCAATGTCCGCTCGTCAGCATCCCCGTCCATCGCAACTAGCCCTCGGCGTGGGGCAGGGCTACTGGTCTACTCCATGCAGCTCCATGTTGTGTCAGGGACACATGTTTCCAGCTCCAAAATGATGTGGGAGCTTGGGGCGAAGAGTGCAAAAACTATTACAAGTGTCAATTCAATCGTTCAAATAATTAAAGATCAGCTCGCTGTGATAGATGACTCTGCAGAACTGGAGCACTGGTCCCTGCCAGGATCACTACCGTACGGGATGAGTCAGCTGTCACAGATTATCTGCTCatgatggatggatgactATGTTCCATCTAGAGAGGGAATTTCAGCCTCCAAGAAGTTTTTCCGGCATTAGTTTGTTCGGGATATTCTGCAGTCTTTCGGATAATGGGTTTCAGTTCTTTAAAGTGGGAAATATACTTCAATTCCCAATGAAAAGAATCCACCACGGCCTCAATAAATACTTTAAGAttttatgcatgcaaattggattttttttttggttcgtttCTTCTTGcttgctttatttattctcttcttttttttgagAAATGATCCAAGTGTCTTGCTGAAGCAAAATTAATGATTTCTGtcctttgatttgattaaaaatttaGTCCAAAAGGAACACAGAAGCCCAACAGCGAAGTCATGTTGTCTTTTGAGTTGACACATTCGTCAGGCCAGGACAGAGGAGAGAGATGTCTGTCcattttttggtaatttttctTAATTTACGTGGCCAGTAGCAGTTACTTCAGGGAGTGGGCATTTTGATTGAAGCCTTAACCTTTGTTATCGCTCATACGCCAATCTCTAATCGAATGTCCTGAGAATCGCTTCAGTTTCACAATAAATTACCTCCGATGGGACAGGATGGACGCACAGCGAGGGGTTACCCAAATCAAACTCCAGTTAACTAAACACGCCTTAAATGGGTATTATCTGCTGGCCAgcacatttaatttcaataagcCCAGTTCCTGCCCCATTACCGGCCTGGGGCTTGCCCGGGTATTGGTCAACTTCTCGACCGACTCGGGCCACCTGTGACCAATTTCGATTATGAGACTTGGCAACTTCTTTCTTTTCgtcttttttttatacagtcttcgctttttattttgttggttttcttgTGTGCTGGTCCTCATCTTGGTCTTGGTTTTGGGTCTGAAGACAACCCCAGAGGCGTTGTAAATTTTCGTGCCTCATAAAATCCAACCACCCCGGATCTGGGGTCCAAGGGTCTGGTGAATGGTTCGTTCGCCGCCGTCTATCCAATATTGCCACGGAGTTCATTTTTTCTTGGCTATGgtgttggggttggggttttgggttggggttggagGTGGTTTTTGTGGGTGGTTCTGGGCGCGAGCTGGCTAATCAGCTTCCGCATTTTTATAGCAGGACGGACGTGCAACGGAAATCGCAAGTAGCTTAGCCTAATATGCTTTGTGTTTtgctctttatttatttatgccactTTCGCTTTGTTGTCAGCTCTCCACTCTCCGTCCGGTTTCTTTTCCcgtgttcttcttttttcctcGATTATTTTTCTGTGTAAGCGTATATGTGGGTGGATAGGAGTTGGAGGAGAAGTAGCAGGGGTGGCAGGAGGAGGGCTTTCCACTCTTATGTTTCTGGTAGGCGGCCGgcgattgttgttgtcgtgGGTCATTTGTTTTACTTGGCCTcaaataaatccaaataaataattcatttggCGCTGAGTTTGCTCTCAAGATTTTTCCGTATTGATTGGATAGCTTTTGGAGTTTAGCagttttcatttggcattgcaGAGCCGGAGGGACAGTCGCCTGTTGACTAATCAAATGCCCGCGTTGTGGCAGTCGGAAGTCGGAGGATTATCTGAAATGCCTACAATGCATAACTAGCTTCTTATTTGTTTGGGTAGCTAGAGGACAGCTGGAGGGAGATTGCCGAAAATCTAAAAGATTGATGAGCCTTGCTCAAAAATTGGAGGCTTCTACCACGAAAAGTACTTatacaaatggcaaaaattaaaataaactacTTTCCTTGcttcaaacataaatttatatatttatacatatatgtatagacTTAACTATCTACATTCAAGAGGGATATTCAATAATATCGTTTAAGATATTCAAATTGATATGAAACCATCACAGTTACTATTTATTAAAGGCATTATAATCACTTGGCCTTGACCTTTACCCTGTCGCTTGTCACAAGAACTAATAAATTTACTTGCAGACTCAAAACAAGACAGGGTTTTAAAAGTTGATACCTATTTATGTACAGATcaactacataaatatttaataatgaTATAGAGCAATTGCTGATCTATCCATTCGTAAATCGTGGGTGGTTGGGGCCCCATGTTGACCAATGCTCACAGCTATTAGAGCTTGAATCGTCAAAGTTGGTTTCCTTTACGGCTGCAAACTTGCTAAGAGACATCTTTTTTATCTTTTCTGGGAGTTAAGAATTCATTTCtaacaattttcacatttgGGGTTCTTCTTCGCTTACTTAGAATTATTTATAGCGCGATTTAAgtgaatattattatttctattatttttactTCCTTTATGCTTACACGCTCCTTGTGATTTAATTTTAGGAACTATTTTCTGTCGATAAGTTTACCGGATGTAGCTATGTTTATAGGATTTCTGATGGCATTGATAACAAAGATTGTGATTTGGTTAGTTGTGTTTGAGACAGTAGTACCGTTGGTACAAGACCTATATtagttatatgtatgtacaaatgtacataaatatatgtgtgaGTAGATTACGAAGATTATTAGATGTTTCTCATATTATCAAACTTTAagacaatttaattgaatactTGGCAAACGTATATTGCGATTCCTAATCAGTCTGTTATATTCAGAACTCACTGTGTCCTCtcttcttttccttttgcatatGCTCCCGCCtaagcacacatatttgtATGGATGTATTAGTTGTAATGGAGCGAAGCTCTCTTGTCTCCTTTTCGATTTGTATTCCGTCTGCCCTTGACGGACATCTACTTATTTCTTCTTATTCAGTCACAAGTAAATACCACAACGACTATGGCAATTAGTATACATACTTATGAGTATATTGTAAAAATAACCATGAAATGTCatgatacatttttgtaatatttatgtacaaatatatttggTCTGGGCAGGATTACATGTAGACATTCCATTACTCAATGGTTTATGTTTCCTTTAGAACGAaaatagtacatacatatttgtattctTACAAATCGTCTCGTTTAagccaaatacaaatatattatcATTTTATACAGAGTCTATGCATTTTATTATCTATATAATAGATTTGTTTGAACATTTATCACCAGGCTGTTATTAGGTGGATACCAAAATGGCAATTTTTAAACTAATCGTTACAATTAGATTACATTTCGTTTCTGTTCAAGTGATTCTGTGCTTGATTCTTTCTGTTTAAGGAACATTAATTCAGGTAAGTGCTGTGATCAACATTTCTCTCTATAGATCTCTTCTAtagtttaaaaaatatcaatattaattgttgttaaaatttgatttaagaCTTGAATTCAAGTCTCTCTCATTGATATAATTTTGACctgtgagcagcagcagctaaaaatagatttaaaaACTAGCAAACTAAGAATCAATAAGAACTGATtacaaattttcattgtttagGCGGACAATGTAACCATCTCCGGTTCCCCCATTGGTCACCGTCAACTGGCTGGAGTTGGATTCGTCATTGGCGTCTCCGGCTGTGGGCAAGAAAAGTAGTTTTTGGATTAGCAAGTGATGTAAAATAACACGCATATACTCGTAGAAGTCGGTATTGGCAAAGACAATCACAAGCAGGGGCAGGTGTAGTTCTAGTTATTTATGAATTAGTTGGAACGGTGCACCTCTCCAGGGCCACCATGGGAAAGAGGACATTCCTCCAAACATGGATAATTCCATgcatcatatatgtatgtatttagttGACTTGCACTTTTGATAAGGTGCGTCAGACACTCACCCAAAAAGTAGTCGCAACGGCGAAAGTCTGCGTTAGGGTCGAGCATTGGCATTGGGGTGTTGTAGTCGTGGTGACCTGCGAGAAACGGATTCTGGCCCATTCGTCGGCGGGCTCGCTGGGACAACGAGAGCTGGCTGGCGATTGGAACTGGGCCCGACCATGGGCAGCCACCGATCGAAGCCATCGGCTGCACGATGGCGACTTGTCTCGGCGCACTGGTGGGTGCACGAGCGCGGTGCCAGCCGCTCTCAGCGATGTGCGGCCACTGCCCGCCTGGAGCTGGGCCCGAAGACGAACGGGCACCAATCGGAGCCACCGCTTGCACGTTTGCGGCAGGTATCGGTCCCACTGAGGTTTGTGGTTGTGGGCCACCGGTTTCACCGCCATGATTTGTCGGACGCACTGTAAGGGGAGAGGATGAAGAAGCCACCATCTAAGTTTAATCTACTTACCATTGGAGCCGACACTGTCCTGGCTGCCATTCGACGGATTTTCTGGCGAGCAGCAGAGTCGCACGGCGCAGCATGGCTCCGGAAACAATAAGCAAGGTTGCTGTGGAACCTGCAGGAGCAGTGGTTTCAAGCAGTAGGAGCAAGTCCCATGTTGCACAGTTGAGCCCGGTGGTGGCAACGTAATCAGCTCAGTGGCAGGCATGGGCATGCGCCAAGCGTCCAGTTGCCATTGCGTCAGCGTGACGTTGTTTATGCTAGGGAAAATATTTCGGAGAGGCTCCAACTCGTGCAGCTGTAGAATGGGTGTGTGCTGCACAAGCTCGTGCAGCACATTTGGCTCGTCCAGTAGCGAATGAATTTCACTGTCGTCTTGCGGTGTGTCGAATAGGATTCTCTCTACGCCACTTACTGGAGATTCTCCAATGTCCGACGATGGTGATGGCTGTGCCCCGTTGCGGTTGGGCATCACAGCTTGCTCCATCGTTGAGTCGCCGATCCACTCAGAAGAGGCACGTGACTCCTGCTGACCTGCCTCCGGCTCAGACGCCTGAGCCAAGTAAGCCGTGGCAGAAGCATATTGTGTTGCAAGGCCCTCCTTCAGCACTTCAGCCCAAGTACGTTCAGGTGGATGGTCCGACATTACTGCGTTGATCGTTGAGTATCAGTTAATTcaagaaaaagaacacaagGTATGAAAATTCTTTTCACTTTGCAGCCAACGAAGCGGCTCGCCACAGTTTCAGGGAATGTTAAAACTGTGCTATCGATAGGTTAACGATATCGGTTTTACTGGAATGCCAAAATGGCGCAAAATAAAGCTATTTTGTAGAAAAACAAGTATAAATGAGCATAcgaaatcattttcatttaatggaATCCCAATAATAAGTCTAGAAATGAACTGCTCACGGTTTCAGCAATATCCATTCAATAACATGAATGCATAAGTTTCAGTTCATGCAAGCGCACGTTCTCAGTTGGCTTTGCGTTGAGAGTACCCCACACAGCTGGTGCAGCTGAAAGTGTTcgtgcaataaaaaaaaataaattggtGCAAGCGTTGTTGCTTTTTAGCGCTTGGACATTTGTACACACGTGCGTGTATGTGGATTGGTTGCTCTGCTGAACTGCGCAATAATGAAAATTCGTTGCttcgattttaattttgtgttttaGCGGCTGGTCGGAGGCCGGGCAGAATGGGTGCTGATAGGTACGggacatttatatatttatgaatatttttttatatacatattttagaCATGACCTTTTGAAGACTTTTCCGTTGTAAAAGaacttgatttatttttcctttatttgttAATATATTAACGTAAAtttaacatacataaatatatacactgCGATATGCCGAAGAAGAAGAAATTCCATACATTTCAGCTTTTTAATGACactaatttaaatattgcattCGGCTATCGCTTCGATATCTGAACTATCGAGTGAATATGCATACTATCGCAAGAGGCTTATCTAAAGCTTCCACCTctaaatcaaaaccaaaagcatTTCTGATACTCCcgaataaattgcaaaaaaactCGACAGTGCCAGAAGTTGTAGCCACCAATAGTTGAAAGATCAGGACGGAGTGAAAGGCGTGAATGTTCGTTCTCCATGCCAAAGCTTATTGTGCTCGGGAAATAGCCAAGTGGTCAAGAGACGGCATGCAAATGGATCCATTCTGCATTTGTGGCGACGGAGACGCAATCAACTAACTGGAAAGACGCGATCGTTGACTCGCGGCGAGTACTTCCATGATGTTGGGGAACTCTTATGGCAATTGTGGCGGTGAATTTCTTAAACCTACAGGCCTAGGCAGACCTACGCAGCGGCACTTGTCGGCGGGACCAGTCCTCTGGCCTCGAGCTGGCGCCAGTGTGGGAGTTCTCTGTGCAGTCGTTGCCGATTGGCTTCATAAAGCTTACAGCATTGGATTTCGTTATCTTCAAATCTCTCCAGTACACAGACGAAAATCAATCCGAACGATTCGGAGGCCTTCTCTAGAGCGTGATGAGTAGTTCGCGCAGGCCGAAGTAGCTGTTCTGACGCGCCTTGGCTTATTAGTCAGCATCTCATGGCTTACCAATCGATGGCCTGGATCATCGTTCTTCTCGCCCCTTGCCAGCTTGGTAGTGAAGTAATTGTACAGTCGTCCAGAGCATAGCGAGTATATCTCCGGCTTGAGGGCCACCAGATTGCCACCACTCTCGGTGAGCGCCTCATCGTACTCGCTCTCGTCGGGAGGCTGCTCGTCGCCACCGTCACTGGACTCATTGAACTGACACGCCGTGTCAGCGGATTGCTCCTCTTCGATGCTTACAGGGATTTGCTCGATAGGATCAGGACCAGTATCGCCAAATTGACAACATCGAAGAGTTCGCCGAGGTCATCGACGCCGCCCTGTTCCACCGCGTTTTTAAAGAGGAAAACGAACTTTGGACTGAGGAACGAGTAGGTACGCTGTTCACTCCGTCTCCCACTGTATTGTTCATATTTTACCTCCTCGATTGATACTTAAATTAAACGACTTTTAACTGATacttaaatatttgctgttAAACGCAGAATATTACACCTAATGCATGCCATTCTGTTTATGTTGTGGCCATTTAATTTTGCTACCGCTGCTCTTTGAAGACCTTTCAACTGGCTAAAACTACGAGACATGCAGAAAATTTAggatatatatttgtatatggcTTCCAGATATGCGATATCTACTTACACCAAATTGGTTTATGCCTGAAGCTTTCGCTGGAATTTGAGGTGCAGCTTTTGCTTAACAAATGTGAAAGTCGCCTGCGTGTGCAATAATATCTATCAAACTATGTACGTATATCAATtctggctttgttttgctgctttatgaagttttattcattttctttCAGTACAGGAGCCATTAAGCTGTTTGCCAGCCAAACGCCCCAACATCCAGACAATTCcacaaatgtttgaaa containing:
- the LOC117897337 gene encoding uncharacterized protein LOC117897337 → MSDHPPERTWAEVLKEGLATQYASATAYLAQASEPEAGQQESRASSEWIGDSTMEQAVMPNRNGAQPSPSSDIGESPVSGVERILFDTPQDDSEIHSLLDEPNVLHELVQHTPILQLHELEPLRNIFPSINNVTLTQWQLDAWRMPMPATELITLPPPGSTVQHGTCSYCLKPLLLQVPQQPCLLFPEPCCAVRLCCSPENPSNGSQDSVGSNVRPTNHGGETGGPQPQTSVGPIPAANVQAVAPIGARSSSGPAPGGQWPHIAESGWHRARAPTSAPRQVAIVQPMASIGGCPWSGPVPIASQLSLSQRARRRMGQNPFLAGHHDYNTPMPMLDPNADFRRCDYFLAGDANDESNSSQLTVTNGGTGDGYIVRLNNENL